The Pseudoxanthomonas suwonensis sequence GTCGCCGGTGTACCACTCGCCGCCCAGATCGAAGTTGGTCGAGATGTACGGGGTGAGGTCCGGGTTGCCCTGGTTGGCCACCTGCGCCGACTGGTCGGTGAAGGTGGTGGCCGGCAGCATCGAGCTGGGGTTCGGGCGGGTCATGGTCCGCGAACCGGACAGACGCAGCACGACGGAGTCGGCCACGTCCCAGGCCAGGTTGAACGACGGCAGCCACTCGCTGTAGTTGCCGCTCAGGGTCTGCCACTGGCGCACGCCGCCGATGGTGACCGGGCCGCTGATGTTCTGGTCGGTGTCGACCCAGCGCATGCCGGCGTTGAAGCGCAGGTTGCGGTTCCAGATCTCGGACTCGCCGTTGACCTCAACGTAGGCGGCGATCGTTTCCTCCTGGAAGCCGCCGGTCGCGCCGCCGGTGTTCGGGCCACCGGACTCCGGCGCGTTGTCGCGCAGGCGGGCATAGTCGGTATCACGCTTGAAGCGATCGGAGTCGACGACGATGAAGCCGTGCGGGCCCGGACGCAGGTAGCCGGCCAGCGCCGAGTTCGGCACCGCCGCCAGCGGGCCGCCCACGCAGCCCGGGCGCGGATCGGGCACGCTGCCGTCCGGATTCAGGCCGCGGCAGACCACGTCTTCCCAGGCGCCGCTGTTGTCGAAGCCCTGGATGCGGCGCTGGTTCTCGTCCCAAGCCACGCCGAACTTGACGTTGCTGCGGTCGTCGCCGAACTGCAGGTCGGCCAGGAAGCTGTTGGTCGTGGTTACGCGCTTCTCGTTCTGGATGTTGACGCGACCGCCGCCGGCCCAGGTCCAGCCCAGGTTCGGGTCGTTGAGGTCGAGGCTGGTGTTCCAGCTCGGGATGTTGCCGTTGTTGGTGTACTCCAGCGTGGTGAACGGCGAGTTGACCAGGATGGTCGGCGACTCGCGGAACATCCAGCTGCGGCTGGTGTTGGCGCGCAGGTCCAGCTTGATGTCGGCGTCGTCGCCGAACCAGAAGGTAGCGCCCGGCGACACGTGCCAGTACTGCACGTCCTCGAAGTACGGACGGTGCTCGAGGAAGAACTGGGCGTTGGTGAAGGTGGCGCTGGTGACGACGTTGTTGGCGTCCAGCTGCATGTTGATCGGGATCATGCCGCCATTGCGGCCGATCAGGTTCATGTCGATGCGGTCGTTGCTGCGGTGCGCCTTGGTGTACAGCGTATCCAGGTAGAAGTTCACGCTGTCGTTGGGCCGCCACTCGAACGAGCCGAGGAAGGCGTCGCGGTTGCGATCGCCGGACATGTGCACCGGACGACCCAGGCGCGGCATCAGCGCCTCGCCGATCTGCGCGGTGGTCAGGCCCGGGTTGTTGGCCAGCAGCCAGGCCGCGTCGATCGGGGTGCCCGGGGTCAGGCCCGCGCCGATCGTGGACGGGTTGTTGGGCACGTTGTCCGGGATGCGCCAGCCGTTGCCGCCGGTCATGTTGCAGGGCGTGCCCATGGCGGGGAAGCCGCCGGCGGGGCCGCCATTGCCGCACTGCGCGTTGGTCAGGTTGGGGTTGGTCCAGCCAATGGTCTCGTAGCCGACCACGCCGATGCTGCCTCGCACCGAGCTCAGGCCGACCAGCGCGCCGAGGGTGCCCTCGTCGTTGGTCCAGCTGCCGATGAGCGAACCGGTCGGATTGACCTCGCGCGCGTTGTCGTTGTACGAGCCCTGCAGCGAGTAGGTCAGGTGCGTGCCGGGATTGTCGAACGGCCGCGAGTTCTGCATGTTGACCACGCCGGCGGCGCCGCCTTCCGGCAGGCTGGCCTGAGGCGACTTGTAGACCGTCAGCTTGTTGAAGAACTCGGTCGGGAAGATGTTCAGGTCGACCTGGCGGTTCTGGTTGGTCGCGTCCAGGCCGATCGACGCGGTGGCGACCTGGCCGCCGTTGATCAGGGTCTTGGTGAAGCTGCTGGGCAGGCCGCGGATGGCCACGTTCAGGCCTTCGCCGTTGACGTCACGCGCCAGCTGGATGCCGGGGATGCGCGCCAGCGACTCGGCGATGTTCATGTCCGGGAACTTGCCGATGTCCTCGGCGAAGATCGAGTCGGTGAAGCCGGTCGCATCGCGCTTGGCTTCGGTCGAATACTGCAGGCTGCGGCGGAAACCGCGGACCACCACGCTGTCCAGCTCGGTGACCTGTTCGGCAGGCGCCGCCTGCGCCTGGTCCTGCGTCTGCGGCGCCGGCTGTTCCTGGGCAGTGGCCGAGGCGGCCATGCCGAGGATCGCCACGCCCAATGCGCGCGAAAGCGTGGTTCTTGCGAGATGCTTGTGCACCGTACTCCCCTCCCGTTTCTGGTGATGAACCGCCTGCCGACATGGCCGACGGTGGTTGTCGTCGCGGATGCAGGTTTGGCTGGACGCGTCCTAAACCATCCCCTGCGGACGATGGCGCGGATGGTAGCGCTACCATTTCTGAACGTGCACGCTGCATAGCAGCATGACCTTTTTGCGGGGGTGTGCCGGGTCCGCCGATGATGCGTCGCATCATGGTTTTCAGCGGATTTTCCCCGGATCCGGGCAAGTGCTGCGACGCGGTGGGCGCGCAGGGGTCGGCTGTGATAATGATAGCGCTATCAGAAATTGCGGCTTGCGCCGTGCCTTGGGAGGGGCGGGACATGGGTGATCAGCGATACCAGCGGCGGCCGTGCGGGGCACGGGCATGAGCGTGGAAGCCGCCGCCGGCATACCGGCAAGCCGTCCGGGCGGGCGCTACCGCTGGCGCGTCTGCGCGATGCTGCTGGCCGCCACCACCATCAACTACATCGACCGGCAGGTGCTGGGCGTGCTGGCGCCGTTCCTGCAGGACGAGATCGGCTGGAACGAGATCCAGTACGGCTACATCGTCACCGCGTTCCAGGCCGCCTACGCGATCGGCCTGCTGTGCGCCGGCGCGATCATCGACAAGCTCGGCACCCGCATCGGCTACGCGATCGCCATCGCCGTGTGGAGCGTGGCGGCGATGAGCCATGCGCTGGCGGCCACCGTCGTCGGCTTCATCCTCGCCCGCTTCTTCCTCGGCCTGGGCGAGGCCGGCAACTTCCCGGCGGCGATCAAGACCGTGGCCGAGTGGTTCCCGCGCCGCGAACGCGCGTTCGCCACGGGCATCTTCAACTCCGGCTCCAACATCGGCGCGATCGTGGCCCCGCTGATGGTGCCGATCGTGGCCGTGGCCTGGGGCTGGCAGGCCGCGTTCCTGGTCACCGGCGTGCTCAGCGCCACGTGGCTGGCGACCTGGCTGCTGTGGTACCGCGCGCCGGAGCAGCAGCCGCGCCTGTCTTCGAGCGAACTGCAGTGGATCCGCAGCGACCCGCCCGAGACGGCGGTGCGCGTGCCATGGGCGCGGATCGTGCGCTTCCGCCAGGCCTGGGCGTTCGTCGCCGCCAAGTTCCTCACCGATCCGATCTGGTGGTTCTTCCTGTTCTGGCTGCCGAAGTTCCTGCACTCCGAGTACGGCCTGACCCTGACCGGGCTGGGCCTGCCGCTGGTCGTGATCTTCGTGATGGCCGACGTCGGCAGTATCGCCGGTGGCTGGCTGGCCGGCCGCTTCATCAAGCTCGGCTGGAGCGTGAACCGCGCGCGCAAGGGCGCCATGCTGGTGTGCGCGCTGTGCGTGGTGCCGATCGTCTTCGCCGTCCGCGCCGACAACCTGTGGGTCGCGGTGGCGCTGATCGGCCTGGCCACCGCCGGCCACCAGGGCTGGTCGGCCAACGTGTTCACCCTGACCTCGGACATGTTCCCGCGCCACGCGGTCGGCTCGGTGGTGGGCATGGGCGGCTTCGCCGGCGCGGTGGGCGGCATGATGATCGCCACCTTCGTCGGCTTCCTGCTGCACACCACCGGCAGCTACGTGCCGGTGTTCCTGATGGCCGGTTCGGCCTACCTGGTCGCGCTGCTGGTGGTGCATCTGCTCGCGCCGCGGCTGGAACCGGCACGGCTGGAAACCATTCCGCAGGAGCGGCCGGCCGCCTGAGCCAGGCCTGCGTGCCCGCGGGCACGCAGGCGATCCTGGCCGCGGCGCACTCGTGCGTCGCGGCCCCGAACGTTACGAGAGTCCATATAGATGACCCGACCTGTCCTTGCCCTGCTGCTGTGTGTCCTCGTCCTGCCGGGTGCGGCGCACGCCAGCACTGACTGCCGCGCGCCGGCAGCCGTCTGCGAGGCCCGCATCGCGGGTGGCCTGGCCCTGATCGAGCGCGGCACACCGCTGCCGGTGCTGGTGGAGGAAGACGACTTCGCCGCCGTGCGGCACGCCGCCGAGGCATTGCGCGGCGACCTGGCCGCCGTCGCCGGCAAGCCCGCGGTCGGCTCGGCGGCACCGCGCATGGCGGTCATCGCCGGCACCCTGGGCCACAGCGCGCGCATCGACCGGATCGTGCGCGAAAAGGCGATCGACACCACCGGCGTGGCCGGCACCTGGGAGGCCTATCTGCTGCAGGTGGTCGAAAAGCCCGAACCGGGCATCGACCGCGCCCTGCTGGTGGTCGGTGCCGACCGCCGCGGCACCGCCTTCGGCCTGTACGAGATCTCGCGCCGGGCCGGCGTCTCGCCCTGGACCTGGTGGGCCGACGTGCCGCCGCCGCGGCATTCCAGCCTGTACGTGGCGCCGGGGCGCTTCGTCGATGCGCCGAAGGTGAAGTACCGCGGCATCTTCATCAACGACGAGGACCCGGCCCTCGGCGGCTGGCTCAAGGCCCACTACGGCGGCGTCGCCGACCACCGCTTCTACGAGCGCGTGTTCCAGCTGTTGCTGCGCCACAAGGCCAACTACCTGTGGCCGGCGATGTGGCTTCCGCGCGCGTTCTACGACGACGATGCACTCAACGCGGCCACCGCCGACGAGTACGGCATCGTCATCGCCACCACCCACCACGAGCCGATGATGCGCGCCCACGACGAGTGGAACCGCTACGGCAAGGGCCCATGGGACTACACCCGCAACGCAGAAACGCTGCAGGCGTTCTGGCGCGGCGGCATCGAGCGCCTGCAGGGGCGCGAGGCGGTGGTGACCCTGGGCATGCGCGGCGACGGCGACGAGGCGATGGCCGAGGGCACCGCGACCGCGCTGCTGGAGCGGATCGTCGCCGACCAGCGGCGGATCATCGCCGAGGTCACCGGCAAGCCGGCCGAGCAGACCCCGCAGGTGTGGGCGCTGTACAAGGAAGTGCAGGACTACTTCGACGCCGGCATGCGCGTGCCCGACGATGTCATCCTGCTGTTCGCCGACGACAACTGGGGCAACATCCGCCGCCTCCCCGACCCGGCCAGCCGGCGCCCGGGCGGCTACGGCGTGTACTACCACTTCGACTACGTCGGCGGACCGCGCAACTACAAGTGGATCAACTCCACCCAGGTCGAGCGCGCCTGGGAGCAGATGCGGCTGGCCTGGGCGCACGGCGTGGAGCGGCTGTGGGTGGTCAATGTCGGCGACATCAAGCCGATGGAACTGCCGATCAGCGCGTTCCTCGACCAGGCCTGGGACCCGGATGCGGCGGACCTGGACTGGATCGGCCGCTATCCGGTCGCCTGGGCCGCCGAGCAGTTCGGTCCGCAGCATGCCAAGGCCATCGGCGAGATCCTCACCCGCTACACCCAGTACAACGCGCGCCGCAAGCCGGAACTGATCTCGCCCGACACCTGGAGCCTGATCCACGAGCGCGAGGCCGAGCGCGTGCTGGCCGGCTGGGACGCGCTGGTCGAGCGCACGCTGGAGACCGGCCGGCGGATCCCCGCCGGCCACCGCGACGCCTGGTACCAGCTGGTCGAGTACCCGGTGCTGGCCAGCGCCAACCTCAACCACCTGCACGTGGCGGTGGCGCGCAACCGCCTGTACGCGGCACAGGGTCGGGCCTCGGCCAACGCCTGGGCGGACAAGGCGCGGGAGTTGTTCGCACGTGACGCCGAACTGCAGCGGGTGTACGAGCAGGACATCGCCGGCGGCAAGTGGACCAGCATGATGGCGCAGCCGCGGATCGGCTACACCCACTGGCAATCGCCGCAGCGCAACGTCCTTCCGTACCTGTCCAGGGTCGACGTGCCCGAGAAGGGCGTGCTCGGCGTGGCGGTCGAGGGCGACGCGCGCGCCTTCCCCTACCCGCTGCACGGACCGCGGCTGCCCGAGCTCGACCCGGTCGCAGCGCCCACGCGCGAGGTGGTGGTGTTCAACCGTGGCCGCCAGCCGATCGGCTTCACCGCCGGCAGCAGGACGCCGTGGCTGAAGGTCTCGCCGGCGTCCACCGAGGTCAGCGACGCGGTGCCGCTGGGCATCACGGTCGACTGGAACGCGCTGCCCGAGGGCCGGCATGAGGGCCAGATCCAGATACGCGGCAAGGACTGGACCGAGGTCACCGTCACCGTGCCGGTACACAAGCCGCCGGCGCACCGCGGTGCCCGCGGCTTCGTCGAAGGCAATGGCGTGGTCGCCATCGAGGCGCAGCACTACAGCCGCGCCGTGGCCCCGGCCGGTGGCCAGTGGCAGGTGGTCCCGCACCTGGGCCGCACCCTGTCCGGCGTGACCGCATGGCCGGCCACCGGCGCACCGGCAACGCCCGGCGGCGGGAGCGCGCATCTGGAATACCCGCTGGTGATGGACGATGAAGGCGAAGTCGAGGTACGCGTGGTGATGTCGCCGACGCTGGACATCCACCACCGCGGCGGCCTGCGCTACGCCGTCTCCATCGGCGACGAAGCGCCGCAGGCGGGCAGCATGCGCCTGGATCCGACCCCCGGCGATCGCGACTTCCGCGCCTGGGAAGCGGCGGTGATCGACAACTCGCATGCGTCCGTTTCGCGCCACCGGGTGCGCGCCGGCGCCAACACGCTCAAGCTGTGGCTGGTCGACCCGGGCCTGGTGTTCCAGCGCATCGAAGTCGTGCGCCGCCCGCTGCCGCCCACCACCCTCGGCCCGGTCGAAAGCACCCGTCGCTGAGCGCCACCCACGCTTACCCGCACACCCAACCCGGTCTCGCCGCCATGAACGACGCCAAGCCCCTGGCACTGCACCCCGACCGCCTGTTCCCGTCCGATCCTACGCAACGGATGATCGCGCGCCGGCTGTACCTGCAGGTGGCCGGGCTGCCGATCGTCAGTCCGCACGGCCACACCGACCCGGCCTGGTTCGCGCAGGACGAGGCCTTCGCCAACGCCACCGAACTGTTGCTGGTGCCGGACCACTACGTGTTCCGCATGCTCTACAGCCAGGGCGTGCCGCTGGACGCGCTGGGCATCCCGCGCGCGGACGGTTCGCGCGCCGCGGTCGACCCGCGCGCGGCCTGGCGGACCTTCGCCGACCGCTTCCACCTGTTCCGCGGCACGCCGTCGTCGATGTGGCTCAACCATGTCTTCCACGACGTGTTCGGCCTGCGCGTGCGCCTGGACGCCGGCACCGCCGACGAGTACTACGACACCATCACCGCCGCGCTGCAAACCCCGCAGTTCCGCCCGCGCGCGCTGTTCGAGCGCTTCGGCATCGAGGTGATCGCCACCACCGAATCGCCGCTGGACCCGCTGGACCACCACGCGGTGATCCGCGCCAGCGGCTGGAAGGGCAAGGTCATCACCGCCTACCGGCCCGACCCGGTGGTCGATCCCGAGCACGAGCAGTTCCCCGATGCGTTGCGCCGCTTCGGCGAGATCACCGGCGAGGACGTGCACAGCTGGGAAGGCTACCTGCGCGCGCACCGCCAGCGCCGCGCATTCTTCGCCTCGATGGGTGCCACTTCCAGCGACCACGGCCACCCGACCTGCGCCACCGCCGACCTGTCGCCGGCCGAGGCGCGGGTGCTGTTCGCCAAGGTCGTGTCCGGGCGCTCCACCCCGGACGAGGCCGAGCTGTTCCGCGCCCAGGTGCTGACCGAGATGGCGGCGATGAGCCTGGACGACGGGCTGGTGATGCAGATCCACCCGGGCTGCTACCGCAACCACAACCGCGGGCTGTTCGAGCGCTACGGCCGCGACAAGGGCGCCGACATCCCGCTGCGCACCGAGTACGTGCACGCGCTCAAGCCGCTGCTGGACCGCTTCGGCAACGAGCCGCGCTTCACCCTGATCCTGTTCACCCTGGACGAGAGCACCTATTCGCGCGAGCTGGGCCCGCTGGCCGGGCACTACCCGTGCCTGTTCCTCGGCCCGGCCTGGTGGTTCCACGACGCGCCCGAGGGCATGTGGCGCTTCCGCGAGCAGACCCTGGCGACGGCCGGCTTCTACAACACCATCGGCTTCAACGACGATACCCGCGCGTTCCTGTCGATCCCGGCCCGGCACGACGTGGCCCGGCGCATCGACTGCGCGGTGCTGGCCAAGCTGGTGGCCGAGCACCGGATCGACGAGGACGAGGCCACCGACGTGGCCATCGACCTGGCCTACCACCTGCCCAAGCGTGCCTACCGGCTGTGAGCATGCGCTCTCCTGTAGGAGCCCGTTCATGGGCGACACGGGCGTCGGAGCCATGAGGGAGTCGCCTGTGCCGGCGTGGCGTGTCGCCGATGAATCGGCTCCTACAAAAGGTCATCCGGCTCTCACCGCCTTCCGCGGCCTGCGGCGCATGGCCCTGCTCCTGGCCCTACCCCTCCTTGCCTCGGCTCTCCTCGTCGTCCCAGCTTCCGCCCGCGAGCAGATCCGCCTCGATACCGGCTGGCGCTTCCACCGCGGCGACCCGCCGGGCATCGACGGTCGCCTGGACTATGACGTACGCCCGGAGATCGTGCAGAGCGCCGACGGCAAGGACGCCGATGCGCGTCCCGACGAAGCGGTGAAGACCGACGCTGCGCGCCCGGTGCTCGAGCCGTGGATCCTGCCCACCGCCAACGCCTTCATCGCCGACCCGGCGCAACACCACGCGCGCCCGTCCGGCGATCCGGGCAGCGACGTGGCCTTCGTCCAGGCCGCGTTCGACGACAGCGGCTGGGAGGCGGTCACCCTGCCGCACGACTGGGCCATCGCCGGCCCGTTCATCGCCGAAGGCCCCTACGGCGGCATGGGCCGCCTGCCGAGCTGGGGCGTGGGCTGGTACCGGCGCACGCTGGATATTCCCGCCGCCATGGCCGCGCGCTCGGTGTTCCTGGACGTCGGCGGCGCGATGTCCTATGCCACGGTCTGGCTCAATGGCCGCCTGGTCGGCGGCTGGCCCTACGGCTACAACTCCTGGCGCGTGGACCTCACGCCCTACCTCGACTTCGGCGGAACCAACCAGCTCGCCATCCGCCTGGACAACCCGCCCGAATCGGCGCGCTGGTATCCCGGCGGCGGCCTGTACCGCGACCTGTGGCTGACCATCGCCGACCCGGTCCATGTCGGCCAGTGGGGCACGTACGTCACCACTACCGATGTCTCGGCCAAGGCCGCGACGGTGAACCTGCGCGTGGACGTGGACAACGCCGGCGACCGCAAGGCGCGGGTGCAGGTCGCCACCGACATCTTCGCCCTCGACGACGCCGGCGCCGTGTCCGGCAAGCCCGTCGCCCGCATCGCGCCGCAGCGGCTCGAGGTCGCCGCGGGTTCCAGCGCGCGCCTGCAGTCCTCCACCCGGATCGAGCGTCCGCGCCTGTGGGGCCCGCCGCCGACCCAGCAGCCGCACCGCTACCTCGCCGTCACCACCCTCGCGCGCGGCGGCCGCACCATCGACCGCTACGAGACCCGTTTCGGCATCCGCGACGTGCACTGGGACCCGGACCGCGGCGTCCTCGTCAACGGCGAGCACATCCCGCTGCGCGGGGTGAACCAGCACCACGACCTCGGCGCGCTGGGCGCCGCGTTCAACCTCCGCGCGGCCGAACGCCAGCTGGAGATCCTGCGCGGCATGGGCGTCAACGCAATCCGGATGGCGCACAACCCACCCGACCCGCAACTGCTCGAACTCACCGACCGCATGGGTTTCCTGGTCGTGGACGAGGTGTTCGACTCCTGGGAAAGGAAGAAGACGCCGCTGGACTTCCATCGGATCTTCCCGGAGTGGCACGAGGCCGACCTGCGTTCGATGATCCGCCGCGACCGCAACCACCCGTCGGTGATCCTGTGGAGCGTGGGCAACGAGGTCGGCGAGCAGTACGACGGCGAGGCCGGCGCTGCGCTCGGCCGCCGCCTGGCCGCGATCGCGCGCGAAGAGGATCCGACCCGCCCCACCACCGCGTCGATGAACTGGGCCAAGGCCGACATGCCCTTCCCCGCCGCCTTCGACGTGGTCAACCTCAACTACCAGGGCGAGGGCATCCGCCAGGAGGCCGAGTTCGAAGGCACCGAGCGGATCCGCACGCCGCCGTCGTACCCGGCGTTCCGCGCCGCGTTCCCGGACAAGGTGATCATCGGCAGCGAGACCGCCTCGGCCTTCAGCAGCCGCGGCATCTACCTGTTCCCGGTCTCGCCGCTGGCCAGCGCGCCGGTGCGCGACGGCCGCGGCGGCGATTCGAGGATCCGCCATGTCAGCAGCT is a genomic window containing:
- a CDS encoding TonB-dependent receptor, with protein sequence MHKHLARTTLSRALGVAILGMAASATAQEQPAPQTQDQAQAAPAEQVTELDSVVVRGFRRSLQYSTEAKRDATGFTDSIFAEDIGKFPDMNIAESLARIPGIQLARDVNGEGLNVAIRGLPSSFTKTLINGGQVATASIGLDATNQNRQVDLNIFPTEFFNKLTVYKSPQASLPEGGAAGVVNMQNSRPFDNPGTHLTYSLQGSYNDNAREVNPTGSLIGSWTNDEGTLGALVGLSSVRGSIGVVGYETIGWTNPNLTNAQCGNGGPAGGFPAMGTPCNMTGGNGWRIPDNVPNNPSTIGAGLTPGTPIDAAWLLANNPGLTTAQIGEALMPRLGRPVHMSGDRNRDAFLGSFEWRPNDSVNFYLDTLYTKAHRSNDRIDMNLIGRNGGMIPINMQLDANNVVTSATFTNAQFFLEHRPYFEDVQYWHVSPGATFWFGDDADIKLDLRANTSRSWMFRESPTILVNSPFTTLEYTNNGNIPSWNTSLDLNDPNLGWTWAGGGRVNIQNEKRVTTTNSFLADLQFGDDRSNVKFGVAWDENQRRIQGFDNSGAWEDVVCRGLNPDGSVPDPRPGCVGGPLAAVPNSALAGYLRPGPHGFIVVDSDRFKRDTDYARLRDNAPESGGPNTGGATGGFQEETIAAYVEVNGESEIWNRNLRFNAGMRWVDTDQNISGPVTIGGVRQWQTLSGNYSEWLPSFNLAWDVADSVVLRLSGSRTMTRPNPSSMLPATTFTDQSAQVANQGNPDLTPYISTNFDLGGEWYTGDEGFVGLTFFNKRVEGYTFQGVTTRPFLSLGIPFEDLTDTQQTAINNRGGPNVATVNVNQQVNADAELEVRGWEAIWVQPLDFLFNGLGFMANYTDIAIKTLGKDRSALAGNVYGVSPKMWNATTYWENDYASVRLSYNWAQGAVGTGPNQQGIPFAQIYGDDRGQLDLSASYTLRAVAGTPQLTFNVINITNEERRSYFAFPNAVNDMYDPGITYMIGIRGSF
- a CDS encoding MFS transporter, whose product is MSVEAAAGIPASRPGGRYRWRVCAMLLAATTINYIDRQVLGVLAPFLQDEIGWNEIQYGYIVTAFQAAYAIGLLCAGAIIDKLGTRIGYAIAIAVWSVAAMSHALAATVVGFILARFFLGLGEAGNFPAAIKTVAEWFPRRERAFATGIFNSGSNIGAIVAPLMVPIVAVAWGWQAAFLVTGVLSATWLATWLLWYRAPEQQPRLSSSELQWIRSDPPETAVRVPWARIVRFRQAWAFVAAKFLTDPIWWFFLFWLPKFLHSEYGLTLTGLGLPLVVIFVMADVGSIAGGWLAGRFIKLGWSVNRARKGAMLVCALCVVPIVFAVRADNLWVAVALIGLATAGHQGWSANVFTLTSDMFPRHAVGSVVGMGGFAGAVGGMMIATFVGFLLHTTGSYVPVFLMAGSAYLVALLVVHLLAPRLEPARLETIPQERPAA
- a CDS encoding glycosyl hydrolase 115 family protein; amino-acid sequence: MTRPVLALLLCVLVLPGAAHASTDCRAPAAVCEARIAGGLALIERGTPLPVLVEEDDFAAVRHAAEALRGDLAAVAGKPAVGSAAPRMAVIAGTLGHSARIDRIVREKAIDTTGVAGTWEAYLLQVVEKPEPGIDRALLVVGADRRGTAFGLYEISRRAGVSPWTWWADVPPPRHSSLYVAPGRFVDAPKVKYRGIFINDEDPALGGWLKAHYGGVADHRFYERVFQLLLRHKANYLWPAMWLPRAFYDDDALNAATADEYGIVIATTHHEPMMRAHDEWNRYGKGPWDYTRNAETLQAFWRGGIERLQGREAVVTLGMRGDGDEAMAEGTATALLERIVADQRRIIAEVTGKPAEQTPQVWALYKEVQDYFDAGMRVPDDVILLFADDNWGNIRRLPDPASRRPGGYGVYYHFDYVGGPRNYKWINSTQVERAWEQMRLAWAHGVERLWVVNVGDIKPMELPISAFLDQAWDPDAADLDWIGRYPVAWAAEQFGPQHAKAIGEILTRYTQYNARRKPELISPDTWSLIHEREAERVLAGWDALVERTLETGRRIPAGHRDAWYQLVEYPVLASANLNHLHVAVARNRLYAAQGRASANAWADKARELFARDAELQRVYEQDIAGGKWTSMMAQPRIGYTHWQSPQRNVLPYLSRVDVPEKGVLGVAVEGDARAFPYPLHGPRLPELDPVAAPTREVVVFNRGRQPIGFTAGSRTPWLKVSPASTEVSDAVPLGITVDWNALPEGRHEGQIQIRGKDWTEVTVTVPVHKPPAHRGARGFVEGNGVVAIEAQHYSRAVAPAGGQWQVVPHLGRTLSGVTAWPATGAPATPGGGSAHLEYPLVMDDEGEVEVRVVMSPTLDIHHRGGLRYAVSIGDEAPQAGSMRLDPTPGDRDFRAWEAAVIDNSHASVSRHRVRAGANTLKLWLVDPGLVFQRIEVVRRPLPPTTLGPVESTRR
- the uxaC gene encoding glucuronate isomerase, translating into MNDAKPLALHPDRLFPSDPTQRMIARRLYLQVAGLPIVSPHGHTDPAWFAQDEAFANATELLLVPDHYVFRMLYSQGVPLDALGIPRADGSRAAVDPRAAWRTFADRFHLFRGTPSSMWLNHVFHDVFGLRVRLDAGTADEYYDTITAALQTPQFRPRALFERFGIEVIATTESPLDPLDHHAVIRASGWKGKVITAYRPDPVVDPEHEQFPDALRRFGEITGEDVHSWEGYLRAHRQRRAFFASMGATSSDHGHPTCATADLSPAEARVLFAKVVSGRSTPDEAELFRAQVLTEMAAMSLDDGLVMQIHPGCYRNHNRGLFERYGRDKGADIPLRTEYVHALKPLLDRFGNEPRFTLILFTLDESTYSRELGPLAGHYPCLFLGPAWWFHDAPEGMWRFREQTLATAGFYNTIGFNDDTRAFLSIPARHDVARRIDCAVLAKLVAEHRIDEDEATDVAIDLAYHLPKRAYRL
- the galB gene encoding beta-galactosidase GalB, which gives rise to MALLLALPLLASALLVVPASAREQIRLDTGWRFHRGDPPGIDGRLDYDVRPEIVQSADGKDADARPDEAVKTDAARPVLEPWILPTANAFIADPAQHHARPSGDPGSDVAFVQAAFDDSGWEAVTLPHDWAIAGPFIAEGPYGGMGRLPSWGVGWYRRTLDIPAAMAARSVFLDVGGAMSYATVWLNGRLVGGWPYGYNSWRVDLTPYLDFGGTNQLAIRLDNPPESARWYPGGGLYRDLWLTIADPVHVGQWGTYVTTTDVSAKAATVNLRVDVDNAGDRKARVQVATDIFALDDAGAVSGKPVARIAPQRLEVAAGSSARLQSSTRIERPRLWGPPPTQQPHRYLAVTTLARGGRTIDRYETRFGIRDVHWDPDRGVLVNGEHIPLRGVNQHHDLGALGAAFNLRAAERQLEILRGMGVNAIRMAHNPPDPQLLELTDRMGFLVVDEVFDSWERKKTPLDFHRIFPEWHEADLRSMIRRDRNHPSVILWSVGNEVGEQYDGEAGAALGRRLAAIAREEDPTRPTTASMNWAKADMPFPAAFDVVNLNYQGEGIRQEAEFEGTERIRTPPSYPAFRAAFPDKVIIGSETASAFSSRGIYLFPVSPLASAPVRDGRGGDSRIRHVSSYELHAVDFGSTADKVFATLDRHPYVAGEFVWNGFDYLGEPTPYYDSRSSYSGIVDLAGFPKDRYFLYQSRWRPDLPMAHLLPHWTWPGREGQVTPVHVFTSGDEAELFVNGVSQGRKRKGPYEYRLRWDEVVYQPGELHVQAYRDGRPWAGDTVRTAGPPAKLELTVDRDRIAADGRDLAFATVRFLDGDGHPVPTATERIVFRVDGPGEVVATDNGDPTDLTPFPSHERNAFSGLALAIVRGVPGQAGTVTLHAGSGSLQGASVDITTLAVPAAE